The genomic segment GGGGTAATTAGCAGATTTGGGgcagtatcttttttatttttattttttttcagctggAAGTTTGTTCAATGCAAAATAATCCTCTCCAATTTTACTGAGGTGGCTGACCACATCCACGACCAAATCCGCCTCTAAACTGGAATTCAGTTGCTGACCCAGACCCCGCCTCGGCTTTCTTGTCGGCACCAGGTGGCACAACACTCCATCTGTAGGTATCTCTGTCGGCTTCCCCTCTGGTGAGTCTTGCAGGCTGCTCACCTTCCAGACCTTTAGGCCGAGGTCTGCCTGGCTCTGGACGGCTGCGGCGTAGGGTGGCAGGCACGGTCTCTGGGGGCAGATGGAGATCATCACGGAGATACTGGATACCCTCATTGGTAAGGTACCCGTAGAAATGTCTCCAGGCAAACTGTTCTTTCACGTAGCCTCGGGACTTGAGAGACTGCATGGCCTTCATGACGTGAAGGTTAGGCACATTCTCGTCTGCCAGCTCTGGGTGCTTAGGCATGTGGACATCCTTCTTGGCCACCATGACTCCCTCCTTAAAAAGGAGCTCATAAATGGCAATCTGGTTCTTCTTAGGCATCAACATCGTGGCGGCTGTAGGGACCAGGGCTGGAGCTGGAAAGGGGGCAGTATCTTCAATGTCACTAAGGTCTGAGCAACCACATCTTCAAGGAGTTCATTCTGTGGTTGACTCAGGTACAGACTCCTTCACTTTATCACGATCTACTTCATCACTTTGTTTGATAGCAAGACCAGTGCTGTTCAATGGGGTCAGGTCAGATGGTGGTAGGGCCAACAAAACGTAAGGAGTCAGGCCGAtcaaaaggatgaattcatgccTGTTTGCTCACACTGATGGACTTTAGCCCTGAAATCTTTTTACTCTGATTTATGACTTAagatacttttacatttttctaatagaGAAGAGTACTGTCTCTCAACTAGAATGTTTTTCAGACTCTTCTGTACACAAGGTAACTCAtggggccaggcgtagtggctcacccctgttaATTCCAAcactggaaagctgaggcaggaagatcacttgaagccaggagttcaagaacagcctggataacatggcaaaactttgtatctgctaaaaatacaaaaattatctgggcaggTTGGCATGCCCCTGtactaccagctacttgggaggctgaggcaggagagtcgcttgacccgggaggcaaaggctgcagtgagtcaagattgcaccactggactccagtctaggcaacagagcaacactcctaCAAAAAAACACAGTTAACTCATAGAAGACTGGCACCTGTATCCCCCATAGGCAAGGCAGATTTATTAGGTGAAGATAACAAAATACTTTCCACTGAGGAAGCAGGCTGGAGGTGGGAGGCTGGATCCAGGCTTGATTTTGTACTACCCTTACCTGTGCTTGtaagtatagttttttttttttttgagaaggagtttcgctcttgttacccaggctggagtgcaatggcgtgatcttggctcaccgcagcctccgcctcctgggttgaggcaatgctcctgcctcagcctcctgagtagctgggattacaggcacatgccaccatgcccagctaattttttgtatttttagtagagacggggtttcaccatgttgaccaggatggtctcgatctcttgacctcgtgatccacctgcctcggcctcccaaagcgctgggattacaggcgtgagccaccacgcccggccttgtaaGTATAGTTTTTGACACACATTTTATTAAACGGAAATGTATTTTGTTCTGAAGGGTTGAAGAAAGGCTAAAGGAGTGGGAAGGAATTTGTGTTAAAAACTTATACAATAAAGGCAAAATTTTcagcaaatggaaagacatcaGAATTGAAATCCACATAAATTATTAACTATGTGAAATGGGTAAGTGGCTTATTATTCAAATGTTACAGATTAGAAAAATGAGACATAAATGTCAACATCTATATGTGTATGACGATTATGTGAGATAAATTTGTGTCTCCATTTTGAGTATTTTGAGGGCAGCAATGAATTAGGGCTTTCTAAAATAGTAAATGGGCCAATCTAAATACGTGATTAAATTTTTTCAGAGATATTTTGTGTGGTATTTACAGCAAGAtgagtatgtattttaaattgatCTTTGatcatgtttttattcttttaaacatgTTCTGCCTCATTTTCTCCATAATAATAACTATAATTACATCCATTCCTCATTATAAAgctgctcttctttcttttctgacatTCCCGCTTCATTGTCTAATGATGGTGAAGCTGCCCCTGAGGTTATGTATAAaattcaggaggctgggaaggaaTGTTACATGCAGTCCACATTGTATGTGAAATGGACAGAAGGCAGGATGGTAGAGTCCCTGGCGAGGGCTtcaccctcaagcctggacccCATGGCCCTAAATGAAAACACTTATTGCTGTTCTCCTGCTCAAATGTTGCTTTCTCGAAAACCACCCTGGCCCACCATGCCCCCTATCGTGTACCTATAAAAACCCCAAACTCCACTGGCCAAGAAATAGAGCGGCACggtagagaaggaaggaagagaagtgtCTGAATGTCGAACAGGCAGCTGGACAGTCACAGAGGAGTTCGACTGGGGACAGCTGagctccaggggaagatcatcttcccacttcaTCCCCTTTCCAGCCCCCCAACCCACAGAGAGCCATCTCCATTACACAATAAAACCTCTGCGTTCGTTCACCATCTTTCAAATtcatgtgacctgattcttccagAACACTGGACAAGAACCCAGATACTAAGAGGACAGAGCGTATGTCACCCCGACTCTCCACTGAGCTGTTTAACACTTAGCCATCTGTGGATAGCAACTGTTAAAGGAGCATTAACTGTAACACATGCCTTCTGGGACTCCACAGGTCATGGGCAACTAAGAGACACTGCCGCTGGCTCCCAAAGGCACTCGCTCTGGCTCTCGCACCCACTCACCTGCGTGCTCCCCATCCTGCAAAGGGTTTGAGCTCTGCAATCAAGCAAAATAAGCTTCCACCAATCCTGTACACGTTCTCTGTGGCAAGTCTCACAAGAGGGTCAGGAAACTCTCACATCTCATAGGTATTATTCCACTTTAGTTACCTGCAAAATCAATTTGCCAGAATTAGTGTTTACTACATAAGCTAAACACCTATTTCAACACGCGTGAGCTTCTAAAAATCAAATCCATGTTGTTCTGTCCAATTTTGGCTAAGGCTTCATAATCTCTTTCCTTAAAACATCAGCTTAAATTTTACCattacttttctctcttccttccccttatCCTATTAAATTATTactagagacattaaaaaaatcatttcctttcGCTTTCCTTTCACATACTTGGATTCCTCAATAGAGATTTTATATAGAAAACATTTGACATTATAGTCTACCTTTTCatagttaaaattatatatttcattaaaaagagAAGTCTATTTTTCAGACTTGTAGGACTCTGGGAAGTAGACTtgtaggaaaaaaatgactttctaTTTACTTGCAGATAACTAATCACATGTCTGTAATTAGTAAGAGACCCACTATaagtaatttatctttttcttatgaCCTTGTGTTTCCCAACATATTGTCAAGTGAAAGATGTTTTAAGAATGCTCCTATATTCCtacattattttattgcattgtacatcaattttgcattttctgtttctcttacgATCCTAGCCTTTCCTTTATTTGAAGTAATTGTCCAGTTGATAGAAAACTGTTTAATTTGGTTATTTTAATTACTTCAAAGAGAAATGCTAATGTAGAATGATTTTTTAACATATCTTTTACAGACTCAAAATACACACCACTATTATAAAAATCTCCCCGCACAGCTCATATTACCCCCCACTCCTATCCCATGATTCCCTAGCTTGTTGAATGTACTTAAGCATCCTTTTTAATCTGTATTGCTATCATGTGTTTTTCTAATCTGTTCCCCATAGTAACAGTGAATTACTTGAGGACACAGATCTTATCTTTTTCAACTCTATTTTCAGCACCTTGCATTGTGAGTGGTTATAAGTAGTTCAATAAATAGCAGTTTATGTCAAAATAAatgtcagctaatttttatttatattcaaagataaaattttatttgtcatCATTACCTTAACCcagactaatttattttatttgtttcaaataacATCAATAAAAATGTGACAATAACCATGCTTGTCCTTAGACTAACAGCAATGTTTAGAAGCAGTTTCATGATAtagttccattttttttaaatttaaaatatttgcttctaTATTCCTTGAGTTTTCTCAAAGAAATCTTTGAACTAATTTTTGATTTCTCATATTTCTATTTGGTTATCTTTAAGACATTCTTTAAATTTCATCAGTAATCTTCATGGAAATTACATTGTGCCCAAAACATCATAAAATATTACCACGTATAATGATACTTCAGAGTTCATCTGaaccaaaattcaaaaaattggaaatgaaattCTTTGGATTGATTGATATTCATGTACCCAGAAAGATAGGTACAATattgattcattttattatttccaaagaGAAGGTGTGAAAATAAACTAGAACACAATTGAGTTGACAGACTGAGTCTGTGTTTATATAACTGAAAAGGCTAGACCACAGTGTGGTTTAGTGGTGATACAGTAATTTAGATAATAATTAAATCTCAGAAACAGTCAAATCATGTGCTCCTGGATGGAACCGAACATGCAAAATATGCTGGAGGTAAGATAAGTATTATTGGTTCACACAAATCTGATACATTGGATAGGggcttttctccattcatttactTAAGGATCCAGATTCCAGTCCCATATACACCATTCAACATGGTTGCAGCATGGTAAGCAACCCCAGAAGCAGCATGTCCGCTCTTAATTGCCTTGGGCCAAAATTTTATGTCACTGTTGGTGCCCTTTATTTGGCTAAAACTAGTCATAAAGACCTGCTAGACCTTCCGTTGGCCAGTCTCTACCTAGTTACCCCCGACCCCTGTCACCATGTATTAATTAAATTCACTCTCATTCCTGTATACACAATGGACTGGCCTCTCTCCAAGTGACCCAACACAAAGGCATCCAGTCTCTGTCTGGAGTTTAAAGGTCAGGGTCACTGGTTGTGCTTGTTAAGGAGTATAGAACCAGACATGGGAATTCACTGGCAGTCTCTACCACAGGATGTTTTGATCAAGTATGCTACATTGAATGCCTTTCACAATCAAAACACAGTCCTAGgtagttacatttttatatatcacAATTTAATTAGATGTAGagacaaagaacagaaaacaaacaaaaaatataaccATAGCCTTGCTTTTTAAATCACTTCTCACAGAAAATATCAGTATTGTTAGTACAAATGTTTGGAAAGACCGGAATTGATCACGTAAGATTTAACATCAACTGAGTTAGGACTTTTGGCTTctttaactgttttatttttcacaacttTAAGTAAAAGCTAAATGAGTATTTTTTATGTACTGAGAAAAAACTGAGGTCATTTTACGAGCTATAAAATGATCATACATCTCACTAGTTGTGCAGTTCAAACTAAGAGGATGAAAGAACAGTTACAATTCATACTTTTTCAGTGGAGACATTGAACTAATAACATTACAGGAAGCTCGAGGATAATTTGCTGtatgttttttcttcccttccctttcagtCAGATCCTCGTAACATCTGTGCAAACCACAGGCTCTAAACTGTGGCTAGAGATGGTCTCATCACAGTGCATGTTGTAAGGTTTATCTTCTCCAAGCTCTCTGAGGCTGAATAAACATGGTGACTAATGGAGTATTTCTGAGCTTATATTTGACTAAAACACAGCCTCAGATCAATCAGCAAAAATCAGCTATACAATAGGAGGCTTAGAGAAATGATTATTTCTAGGACCATTTCACACCTCTTTAGGAAACAGCGGCTGTTAACCCAAGCCCATCACTTAGAACTTTTCTAACGATTACATGTAACACCGACTAACTTAGTCTGAATTTTCAGTCTAATAGTTTCTTGTGTAAAGCCTTAAGCATAGTTTATTTTTGAACTGGATTCCTGCATTGAGTTGAGAAGCTGCTTGCTTCTTTCAGGTAACGGTAGTGGCTTTTTgtacaactgaaaaataaatactttctgtctctgccttTGTCGATCCATTTGTAAAAAGGAATTATGTAAATTTTGACAGCATAATTGGGAAAAACATATTTAGAGCCCAATTTCCAATAATGCAAAATTCtgaaaacctttaaaataaaaaggcatttatttaataattttatgttttgtcttattctgcaaaaaataaaaaataaaaataaagatgaggaaTCATGTGAAGCAACTTTCAGACATTCagaaccaaaaagacaaaaaaaaaaaaaaaaagagagagaattaaagtaaaatatgatGTACCCAGGAATTACATCAGTGAACCAAATACAACCTAAGATTTTGATTTGTGCTTCACAGCAgccagccaaaagaaaaaaaaaacatatttcattatttcatataaataaattaagtaaaatgaatgaataaataaataaagaaaaccagTGTCTcagttctgaaatattttttggaACTGAGGACTGAAAGGAATATCTACCATGGACACACTGACAGGGAGATTGGATTAAGTCTTTAAAACCTCTGATAATAGACGTGATATGaagtttcttttgactttttattatgtTTCATGATTTTGACAGTAATGGCTAACAATTTCCCATGACCAATTTATTCAACAGTTTTCGGCGGCATATATAATGAGTACTGGGTGTTAAGGAAGCAATGGTGAAGGAGAGACACCCTCTCTACCCTCACGGGGCTCACAGCCCAGTGGAGCTATGAAAATATAGGCAAATGAGTCCTATGATTGGAGAAGCCAGTGAAAAAGGGCAAGGGGGTGCAGAGGTAAAGAGAAGGGTCTTCTAAGCATTGAGGTAAAAGACTGCAGACACCctaaagggagaaaataatggccattctgagaACTGAAAGTGTGCCCAGTGCACAGAGGGCATGAAGAACGCAGGAAAGGTGAGATGATAGATGTGAGCCGGTAACTAGATTACAAAGGGCTTCATAAGCTGTGTTAAGGAATCTGGCCGTCAACAGGAGGACAATGAACCGAAGCAAAGttgaatgaaaataattctagggtttatcaaaacaaaacaaaacaccaaaaacaaccagaaaattaAATGCACTTCAGCAATGCCATTGGATAAACtaacaaaaagaaatgcttatcaAGTGTGAGATGAACAGGGAAATGTAATGCTTATTCTGTGTGACCTGCTACTGGTCCCTAATACAGAATCTGGTTTCTACTCTAAGAGAGACAATACTACAAGAGACACAGCTGGTTCCCTTGCAGTCCTGAGTCTCTTCCAACAGATACGTACTCTATCAGCCTAGCAGAGGTCACACATCTCACATGGCTGCTTGTATCAGCAACAGCAGCAGAGATGCCCCATGGGCTAAGCAGAATCTAACTTGGTGGCTTGTGATGATATTCAATGCCTCATGTTTTCTGCCTTTAAGTGAACATGGATAGTTTCTGCTATCAAACTTAAAACAAAAGCTTGACAGACTGTCAGGAAATTTTTTTGTTATAGTTATGTCTTCAGTGAACTGAGAACAGTGAGCTTTGCTTTCCTGAGAAGACAGGGGCTAAGAAGATTCTTTTCCCTGTGTGTTAGAAGAAAAATGCATGTCTTCTCAATGCAAGCCTCATCCTTTCCAACTATGTGCCCAGGCGTCCCGCACGCAGCAACCCCTTCCCTGATCAGACACATATACCACAGAGCTATCACTTTTTTAGAGCTGGAATTTAATTTCCGTACccagtgaaaaattaaaatgcttaagTAATAACATTCAGCAACATTGTCTGCTCTCTGATAATGCACAGAAACAGGACAATTATGCTTTGCCTCGGGTGGCTGATGAGGCCACTTTGAATTTCAGGCATTATTTAATAATATCCACGCTCGCATCTAAGTGCATTGTTATAATTATTGGCCATAAAGATGGGGGTGTGTACACATGGGGGAAATAGTTTTAACTATTTAATTTGATGATGTCACAACACACTCTTGTCATTACCTTTCCTGCAAATTCACATCTATCAACAACATGCAATGCCTTTGTAACTCAGTGTTTCTCTGCATGCATTCTAGTTTAAACTCCGAAAAACCATATAATTACCACTACAAGTGAAGAGGGCTTTAGGGTGCAGTCACCATCAAGgatatattaaaatagaaatgaaaacacattgagGGACCAGAGAGAAGACTGTGGCATGCTGGTCAGTGAAACTGCATAAGGAATTTCTATGTCTGAATTATTCACAGATTATCTATTTTggcacctttcttttcttttctaagaaaatcCACTCATAGATGGGTCTTAATCTTCTTTTTGGCTGATACAGTTTGGAGAAGGGGTCATCTTTCATACGGGGGTCATGTGTTGAGGAGAATATGGAATAGTGTTAGGACACTTGACGTGGAACCCAGTAACAATGGTTCAAACCCGATGTAATCTCCTTCATAACCTCATAAGTCACAAGGCTTCAGAGTACTTCTTTAGGAAACTGAATTTCCAAATACAATCTGTTCCACAGATATGTGAGGTTAAGCTATTTGGCTCATGAAAAAGAATTGGAAATAACAAAGTTGTGCTTGTTAATCTTAGAAAAAGCGAATTTAGAGGATATAATTGTCTTAGATTGTCTGCCAGGTTTGCCAAAAAGAAACTGGGATTTGATTTATTGATCTTCACTGCTCCAGTGGGTAAAATAACTCCAAGAGGTAAAAGATACAGAAAGCAAATTTTCACTGaatataagatatatttttaaatttgagtctGTGATAACCATTTGtcataattattttgtagagtatttttttttttttttggcctcagATGGCAAGTTGCTTAGAGCCTAAGGCCCCTTCCAATTCTATACAATCTAAGATTGTATGAAATGGATTGGGAACAAAGAGAAGGACTGGCATTTAAAGTCTTTTAGtaagtttaaatttatttcagtgaAATGGGTCTCTGCAGGATAGGAACCAACTTTCCCCATCTGTATCTCCATCCCCTTCTCCCATGACACACCCCATAATGGTTTCCGGTGGCAGAAGTCCAAGATACAGTAATCCTGTTTCTCTGATGACTCAACATCCTTTTATGCCTGGAGAATCCACTCTAACAGTCAAACAAACTGAATTAGTGCCTAATGCCGAAACCAGAGCACTCTCTGGACTTTAAAGAGTGGCCTGAATCACCAATATTTCTATTCTAATTAGTGTCTCCCTGGAGGAAAAATCACTTTGCTTCACTTCAGTTGATTATGAGAAACTTTTGGGAATACGATTGACCAAAAGAGCCTGAATTTAAAATCCATGTTGAGATTCTCGGGTAGCATGGATCCATACCAAGTATACACAGAGACCGCGAATTGGCATATGCTTCTCACTTTCTCAAAGTAAGTGTTTTGATTTGACTTGATTTGCATTTGGGGTAAGTAACCTTGAAACTGAGATGAATGTATAAGCTGTTTAGAAAGAAGTGCCTAAGTCTGATCTGAATTTTACCTAATCCTTTAAGGAgaaaaattttttgttatttatttgtccTACTCATATATAGCCTGGCTAGAGCTTCTGGTTGCCAACATGAACTCTCCCTCTTACTATGTGAAAATCTTTCACATGTTCAGATCATTTGTCCTCCTGCTCTGGAAGAGAAGATTTGCTTTTCAGGAAGGCGACATTGCAAAGAAGGCCTGACGCTGGGGGCTCTGCCATAGCTTTTTATTCTAGGACGGAATGCCAAATTCCCTTTATCTTCTGTGGCATGGAAAGTAACTGTGAACTAGAAGTCAAGAAGAGTGAGTGAGAGGGAACCCAAGACAGAGTATGTCTCCTTCACAATGCAGTTTCAGGCAGACTTTTATGACATAATCCTAACATAGAGATTTGTGATTGAGGAAGTGACATTATTCAATGGCATCCTCCTTCCTGCTCTTCCAAGATGCTTTCCAAGTTCCAGAAACTGCGTTTTTAGATAAATAAGGCCATGGGGAAAGGAATTATATCATCATGGCTAttcacacagaaaaacaaaaagtcaagagAAAACTTTCATCTCATATGTCagactttcattatttttctttttaacatgaaACCACCAATATTTAGAAGAGTATTGGACAGTGAAGTCTCAGTACTCCACTGTTAGAAACTATGGTCTGACTCCAGTTGACCCTGTTCTGAATTAATGTGAAGTTCTTACAGAAATGGAAACGAGTATTTAAGAGTGAACTCTGGGTTCTACTGACAAGAATCAAGTATGCATAGAGAGTCCTGTCATCATCGCAGGTAGCCCTGATAGTCACATTCTACCAACACCACCTCCCAACTACTCACCCTGCTGGGAATCATCTTTATCACTTTCTGCTCTgaataattgctttattttttcagaaaaagggaggtaaaaaattaaatgagaacaaTTTAAGCATCACGTTTACTCGGAAtatgttgctttttaatttccAGTTCAACATTTGTCTTTAATTAGGAAGGAAGGATACGTATGTTATATTGTTATAGCTAGTTAAtcttatcatattttcttttgtccTAATAAAAATTTTGAACAAATGTTATTCTCTATTTATCCTGATACTAAATTGGTTAGCCACACCCTAAGATCTACTAAGAATCCTGCTTTGGCATGGGAGAGTGAGTGAGATTAGAAGGCGATAGAGGAGATGAACTGAAAAATGGAAGGAATAGAATTCTGGTTGATGTCCTTGTCTCTAAGCTGTGGCAGCAAGTATTTATCCTAAATATGTAAGATTGTTAAATCATGATGAATATCATTTGATTATGGCCTCTTTCAGTAGAAGCCAAACTCCAGATTACATTAATCTCTTTCTCTATATATGTGTTTCCTCTATTATCTTATAATATAGATTAGGTATATGTGGATGTATCTGGTAGAAAAGAAATATCCATCTATTCGGATTCAAggatcaacagaataaaaaaaccACTActgtttcctttattaaaaagCAACATTGTTTTGAGGCTTGATGGCAtgcatttctttgttctttctaaaaattatactttaagttctggggtacatgtgtagaacatgcaggcttgttacatagttatacaggtgccatggtggtttgctgcatccataagAGGGCTTATAGTACAGCCTTCTTGGTTCTCTTTCTTAAGAAAAGGGATTAAAATTTGAACCTGCCCAGAGAATGTAAATTTTAACCATCAGTTAGAATTCGGATACCAGTTAGAATCACACATAAGTGATTTCAAATAAAGAACTTTCcacccagaattttacatccagccaaactaagcttcataagcgaaggaaaaataaaatctcttgtgaacaagcaagtactcagagatttcatcaccaccaggcctgttttacaagagcttctgaaagaaccactacacaaagaaaggaataaccagtatcagcctttctaaaagaTACCAAAAACTAAAGAGCATCacataatgaagaatttgcatcaactaatgggcaaaacagccagctaacattaaatggtagtattaaactcacatatattattattaattctaaatttaaatcaactaaatccccaaatccaaagacacagacaggcaaattggataaaaagccaaaacccatcagtatgctgcatccagacccctTTCACATGTAagaatacacaaagactcaaaacaaagggatggagaaagatttaccaaccaaatgtagagcaaaaataagtaaataaataaaaagcaagagttgcaatttttgcctttgataaaatagactttaaagcaacaaagatcaaaagaagcaaggaaggacattacataatgataaaaggatcaatgcaacaaaaagagctaacgatcctaaatatatacgcacccaatacaggaatacccaatacagatatataagacttataaagagacttagactcccacacaataatagtgggagacttcaacatcaatattagacagatcaatgagacagaaaattaacgacgacatccaggacttgaactcagatccggaacgagtaaacttaattaacatttatagaactctcca from the Saimiri boliviensis isolate mSaiBol1 chromosome 4, mSaiBol1.pri, whole genome shotgun sequence genome contains:
- the LOC101037248 gene encoding small ribosomal subunit protein eS10-like, which produces MLMPKKNQIAIYELLFKEGVMVAKKDVHMPKHPELADENVPNLHVMKAMQSLKSRGYVKEQFAWRHFYGYLTNEGIQYLRDDLHLPPETVPATLRRSRPEPGRPRPKGLEGEQPARLTRGEADRDTYRWSVVPPGADKKAEAGSGSATEFQFRGGFGRGCGQPPQ